Genomic segment of Ammospiza nelsoni isolate bAmmNel1 chromosome 2, bAmmNel1.pri, whole genome shotgun sequence:
ATTCTAGTACCTCTTCCATCTGTTTTTACCAGATTTCCTAATCCTTCCACCGTTCACCTCCCTTCATGTGTGGATAACTTCATAGTGATTGCCTGGACACCAGGGTGTTCCTCAGCCAGTTGCAAAGTCCTAGACTGTTTAAACAGTCATCTAGTTTCCCTTCATCttcaaaaaacacaaacaaataaacatgtAAATAGACACTTATAGCCTATTATGCATCATGTCATGAAGCAGGAAGCCCAGAAAGCTTGATGGAATAATATCCTAgaagaatatattttctctcctaAATTTAGAGCTTGTAGATGTTGTAAGTAGTGTTGAAGTATGTTTTTTACTTCTGCTTCCCTAAGAGCACTGCTTCAGATTCAACAGATTTTTCATTTCCCCACCCAGGAGCCCATTCTGAGGAAACGGCTCAAATTTCTTTTGCATGGATAAAGAAAGCTGTACAGTTTATCAACCTCCATCCATTCTACAAACGAGGGATACCATACACAGGGAAGGTAACATTCATGGATCCCTTCTCTGCTCAGAATGCATCACAGATAAAACCTCTTGTGGGAAGAAAGGAACAGTCTCCAGGAAAGTcaatgctgctctgctggcacccAGAAACTAGGAGTGAAGCCTCGTgtagaagaaatttttttctccccatcctAACATAGTATATTTCCTGGACTGGAATTCTGGGGCCAGCTGCAGTTTCTGGAGGCTTCCCCAGGAGCATCTCCTGAAACTAATCTGTGCATATGGGATGGGGATGCGTCAGCAGGCACATAACATTCCCTTTGGATAAAAACTCATGGTAACTTGGCAGAAATCTCTAAAGCCTTGCACATCAGTTCACTGGCACTAATTTCTGACTCGGGTCACCTGGGTGATGCTAGGACTGCTGTCCTGGGGCTAGAAACACTTTCACCTGGGCTGGTACTGACCCCAACACAGAGGGCAAGGAACAGCAAGAGTTAAGTTGTTGGGGACAAATCTCTTTCTGATCATCAAAGATCCTCCAGCATTGTCCAAGAAACACCTCAGGGTCTGAAGAGTTCACCTTTTCCCCCAATAGAGGTGTCTCATTTGCCTGTATTACTGTTTTGTTCCAGTCCTGAACAGCTTCAAATTGTTGGTTTCATGTATTTATTGGACTTTTATTTGGATCCTTCCAACTGGTCTGAAAGCTAGAAGGGCTGAGGGAACCAAGTGATAGAAGCAATTAAAATGAAGCACTGTCAGTGCCTCAGAGGCTGGCACAACAGGGTATTAACTTCCCCCCCTTCCCTCCAGATGATCTTCTACAGTGAAGACTCTCTCCTCAGTTATGAAACAATCCATCTAATAGTTGATGTCAATGATGAGGAGACACAGCTGTCATTCCTCACAGATGAGATGGGGGAAGCTCACTTCACACTGGATACCACCAGTTGGAACAGCACAATGGTTTCTCTGAGGGTGAGTATCAGCCACTGAAAATCTTTTGTCTGGTGTGGGGTGTGtctgttggagaattttgctcagacatgacttgaaggaaaaaaggacatgaaaatatacagctgatggaaaagtaaaaggcagctgtaagcagcagttcccaagcctgtttctgtaaataactaggttctcaggcacgtttttataaacagcagggttctcaggcagtcttctcataacaggtaaacattctgtccttggctgttttGGGAACAGACATGGAGGTTTTGAGAACCcttcatatcagggtgagaacacaaatcttggtttcaataaacaaaccacagataatgaaaacaaagggaggggTTAGTGTTTGATCTGTAGCctatgatgagctcgggtttgcaatatgtatgaacttaattaacacggttataaaaaCGTGCcttttggatcaataaatcggagttcgatgctgatcaacaaggatgggtcgtctcccttcgctttcaacatgTGTCCCATGAAAAGATAAGAGGAAAAATGAGATTGTGGTCAAATCTACTAGGCTTAGAATTTTGCTAAAACTTTATAAGAAGAAATCTTGTAGGAGACTTTAAAATGATGTTTCAACAAATTATTGTAGGCACACAGATGTGCAGTCTGCCATCAGGTCAGGTGATAACAGAGTTTCGGCAGGTGTACAAGTTCCCTTGCATCACTTGATACTAACTGTGTTGCCACCTTGTGTTTATGTGCTCGGAAGGGTACCCACCGCCCTCCAAGTGACAACAGTTCATTTTCTGATGTAATTGAAGAAGAGGCCTTCCATTGGCTGAAACCTTTCTACTCTGAGAGCAACAGCTTCCTGGAGATCAAGGCCAAGGATTACATGATGTCCTGTGATCAAGAGCAGGAAGTGCAGGTGGATTATATCCTTTCCCAGAATAAACTCAGCTCTGAAGAAGACCACATTGATTTCTACTACTTGGTGAGCACAGAAGACAGCTGATTCTCAGGGCAAGGTTATGCTTACTGGCATTTTACCCTTTTCTCACAGCAAAGAGATGCTCAAAGGAAAGATAAAGCTACTCCTAGACAGTCAGCTTGTGACTTCTGTTCTGCCCAAACCTGTGCCTCCTTTCAAGTTCCTGGACTTGCTCCTAGCCCCCAGCTGCATTGCTTTGTTATCCATGTCTTGACTTAAGCTTGGGTGATAGATGCCTGCCATTTGCCCCTCTTTCTCTTATGTCCACATGGACGGCATTGGCTGGCTAGCCCGAACTCTGCCCAGAAGGTGAGCCCCGGATGTCTATCTGTGTCTGGGGCAATCTGTCTGAGAACTAGGAGGCAATCTCTGGGGCAGCTGACATTGCCCCGCCTGTATCTTTGCAGGGAAAAGCTTGAGAGCCCTTGCACAGGGCCTTGATGCACAGCAGAGGTATGCAATAGAGTTTTCATGAAGTCCCTTTTGAAGAAAGTGAGTCAAAGCAAAGGTGTGACTAAGGCCTAGCTGAGAGGTTGTGACTGTCTTGGTTACTGGACTGGACTCACTCGTACAATCAGAAACTACTGGATACTAGTAATGCAAAGATCAGAGTTCACAAGGTCTTAAGAGCAGAGCTTCATAGCCTATAGCTTCAAAAGTACCTGGCTTTGCAAGCAGCCTCACCTTCTCATGGCCTAACCAACACCTCTCAAGTCCTACCCAGTTATACCAtcagcatctctgctgcagagatggaaatggaaatcATGTCCTTCCAGAGGAACTTCTGGGGCAACATTTGTCAGATACCATTCTCTCTTCCTGTGTTCTTTTCACACTCTCCTCATGCTCTTGGAATTCAGACCCTTGAGTGgtgcttctctttttcttcaggTGATAGCAAAAGGCAAGATCCTTTTCAGCAGAAAGAAGAAGGTGCCAATTACTCAGCATGAGAGTGAGTAAAAACATGAGAAGTGTCTTGTAACACACTCCAGAAAACTGACCACTCTACAGTGACTCTGTCTGCAGATGTTATTCTTATCCACAGGTGGGAAATATTGAACTGAGTTCTTAGTGGTGATCCTTCCCCTAAGACCAACACAACCTCCTCTCAATTCAGGGTCTTTCTAGGCAACTGCTCCTTCTGTCTTGTCTAATTGATATAACATCCAATCTTATGACTTTGCTGCTAACTTGTACCTTTGAAGAAGACATGAGTCAAAGCAATGGCTGGTATGCTTGGTTTATTGCTAATTTGTGACATTGTCTGTGTGGAGTGTTCTTATCTGCAAGGTAGAAATTATTAAGTCCCTCTTTTGATTCTTAATGTGTGTCCCACTCCAGTGAGTTGATTTGTTTGGATGTTGTCCCTCTCTTCCTCGCTGCTGCCTATTGCAGATCTGCAGGGCTCCTTCTCATTGACTCTGCCTGTTGGCAATGACTTCCTGCCCAACATCAAGCTTCTGGTGTATGCGATCTTCTCAGACGGAGAGGTGGTGGCTGATATGGAGCAGTTTGATGTAGAAATGTGCTTTAGCCATCAGGTGAGCAGAAATCACACAAGGAGTGTTTATAGCATTGCTGATGTGCTCTGATCTACTGTAGTTCTTGGTCCTGTTTTATCCTCATCCAAATGGTGTAAGCTGGATATATTTAACCTTCTCAAAGGATTTCCAGGATGGCTTGACTCAGCACTTCATCCCCCTTCCCTACCTTATTCAAAGTCCTTCCCTCTGCAACCCAGACATATAAGAGTCAGAGGGTCCCACTCTCCAAGGCTAAGCCCCCAGACCTTGTCTTCTCTTGCAGGTGGCACTGGAATTCTCACACAAGGAGGAGGTCCCAGGCTCACAAGTCAGGCTGAACCTcatggctgctccaggctccttgtgCTCTGTGCGGGCTGTCGACAAGAGCGTCCTCCTGAAGAGGAACCAAATCCTAACAGCAGACAGCGTGAGTGCAGCCTGCCCTGTCCAACCCCATAATGTCTGCCTGCCTTCTGCCTCCATGCATGGGTGGCAGAGAGCCCAAAGGATATCCCAGGACAGCTGCAGTGTTAGGTGGCTGCCCTGCCATGCCCTTCTTTGGCCTCTCCTGAGCAGTGATGGGGTGATTGTGTTTCTCAccctcagccctgtgctgtgagCCTCTGCCTGAAGGGAGGTGGATGCTACATGGCACtgcagggggaggcagggagggccGCTTCAAggagatgctggtgctttctgCTTGGAGGGAGAGTGCTTAGCAGCCTCCCTCACATCCACATCTCTGCTCTACCATCTTCCACCAAACTGTGATTTTAAGCctttaaaatggaattttgcCCTGGCAGGGTCCTCCTATCCCTCTGCCCCAACCACTGCTGAGTTAAAACCATGCAACAGAACAGTGCTTTGGAGCAGTTCTTTAGAAAACAGTCGCTAGATGAGAGCAGCCAGAGCACCCAGTGGCCGGTGAAAAGTGGTCAGTATTTTGTCAGCACCCAGGTGGATTCTGAGAATCAGAAGTGTTGGAAGCACCTGCCTTAAAGCATCTGTGTCTTTCAGAGGAACTAATTTAAAACTTGGAGTAAAAATACTGCGAAACCTGAAAATCCTAATAGAAATCCACAATGTGTACCAGAGATAAAACAGGTACATGCCTCATGCAAAGTAGTAAGTTAAATTATAGCAGTACAGTGTGTTACAAAGAAGCCTCACCAAATCCAGGGGGATGCACTACACCAGTTTATAGAGCCCACAGTGTGATCTGGTGTCCATTTCATAGGGATGCTGTGTAGTGCAGAGCACTTGCATCATCTGCTGACAGGTATTTAGAGTAATAATCTTTAAACATGTAGATCAGATGTGCCAATGCCTTGTATTTAAACTGAAGCATTTTTATCCTAATTTTGCACCCTAGTGTTGAAAGGCTTGAACTGTCTTGCAGCCTAAAAGCTGCTTGTCTACATCCACTGCTTGGAATGATGTCCTTTAGTATATATTATCCTATATATGTCCTTTATATTATGTCCTTTTGTGTAAGCTGGGTCAGTGCCAACTTCCTCAACTGCAAAGCTCTTCAATATGGAATAGAAGGCTACAACCCAAAAGTTTGACCCATACACATGGTTGTTGGCCAGCTCTGTTTGAAGACTTGTGTTTTTTCCATTGCAGTTGTATGGTAAAATCTTCAATAACAGCTTCATGTTAGGAGGACGAGGCTTTCCTTACCGCCTGGAAGATTTTGAGGCATACCCttgcctgccccagcagcccagaCCCCACAAAAAGGCTAGGATGGGTGCACCATGGTACCAAAGTGAGGCTGATGTCTATAACCTGTTTAAGGTGAGTGCCTGCACCTCCTCTAAACTTTCCCAACTTTGCCCTAGTGAGTTCCAATATGCTGTCCTGAATGCCTACAAGAAATCATCTGTTCCATGTTGTCCGCTGTAGCCAAACTCATTTGGGGACTATGGGGAAAGCTGAGTAAGCACAGTACAAACCACCTGATAGGAAGAAGATAATgtaaaaatgaacaaatttACTTCAGGCTCCCATAACTACAAAGGAGAGGTGGCAAGAATACCTGGGCACCTCACCATATTCTGACCAATCACCACTTGGCTATTATTGTATTTACAAACTGCTTTACTCTGTGTTTCATTGAGCATCTCCTTACTTATCCTCAACCAGTTCAAATAAAAGGAAGTCTTTCACAGTTTGGCTTTATAGCTAATTGTCAAGACAAACAACGAAACAAACTGATATGCTAACAAGCATGATAGCCAGAGAAGTGTTAACATGTCTGCTAACTGAAATGCAAGAAGTGCTGAGTGTTGCTTCTGGCAGAATGCTCTTTAATGAAATATATGCAAAATGTATGAGTTGAAGCTCCTCAAAACAGGAGAAGAGGGTAACAACATACTGAAAACAACCCAAAATGTCTGAATTGTGTGGGTTTCTTAATTTGACAGAACTCTACTACACAAATACAGAACCTGATTCCCTTCAAAAGGCATGTTATTGTGCTGTCTCCTAGATGATTATTCCTTCGACTGTGTGTCATTGCTAGGGTTGGGCATATGAAGTGCACATCTAGTTGAAATCTGCTTGTATGAGAAGAAATAGTTGCTCCCAGTATTCCTCAGAAACTGGTTTCCATTCCTCATGCACTGgtcagagtctgagccacaaggTTATGCATATAAAgaagcagcatttaaaaatgtttcaacACTGGCCACCAGCCCCCATTTGACACCCATGATCACGAGATAATTTCAACATTCCTTGTCCCCTTTTGTTTATCAGTGATTTACTGTCTGTACTATTTTCCCAGAAACTGCGCATGAAAATATTTACCAACACCAGAATCAAGAAACCTGTTTCCTGTGTGCTTCCAGAGTTTCATAAAAAGATATCTCCAAGAAAACACCCTCTTCTTGGTAAGGAACAGACACGTCCAACTTCTTTAGTGAAGGGGCTTCCCTCTCCCAGTTCTGTCCAGCCTGCAGCTGAGACAACTGAGCCCCATCCTGCTGTGTTTCTTGTTTGTGTATAACAGCAACAAAGCTTGTGTCCATTTCAATGGACCTGATTTACAAATCACAGGGAGAAGCTCAAATCTCCATGCTCTCTTGGTGTCCCTGTGTTCACTGTTTTTCATACAGAATGTAGTGTGCTTTCTACCAGCACTTTCACAGATTATTTAAAGGAGCGTGACTCCATTTCAGCGTGCTGTCTCCTGCTGCATCCAGACCAAATTTGGATCTGTCAGACTGAGCCTTGGGCTAAACTATATCCAGCTCTGTCTCCCTAAAGCTCTGTTCCCCAAATATACCCACACTGTGTCAGATTCTCATTGAAACACCAGCCCTGTCCACTCACATTCTGCGTCAAAAAACATTTGTGGTTTGTGTTAGATTGCCTGTGAATGAAGAGCTAGTTTCACCTGTAGCTATATGTGCTGTTTTCTGAGGTATCACTTGCTCCTACCAGGCAGGCAAGTTACCCATGCTGATTCTAAACCTCACTCTGATGACAAGGAGAAGCCAAAACCACGGACGCTTTTCCCAGAgacctggatttgggatttggtgTCTGTTGGGTAGGTAACAGCCTCTGCCATCCTTCTCCAGGGGCACTCCTGGAATATTCTGACTGCTTCTAAGCATGTCCTCCTCTTctgcttcctgctgcagggatgatGGACGAGCGTCTCTCCAAGTTGCTGTACCTGACACCATCACAGAATGGAATGCCAACACCTTCTGTGTTGCCGATATTGGCTTTGGTTTCTCGCCTCTGACCTCTCTTAGGGTCTTCCAGCCATTCTTTGTGGATGTATCACTGCCATACTCTGTGATCCAAGGGGAGACTTTCAAGCTAAAAGCCACTGTCTTCAACTACCTCAAGGACTGTATCCAGGTGAGTCCCTCCAAGTGAGTTTCCCCAATTACATGGCCTCTGTCAGAACAAAATCTTTAGCCCAAAGACAAACTCTGAACTCTTTAGGAGCCCTTGATGCTGGTATCTGGGCGACAAAGCATAACCTCGTACTTTATCACCCAGGTATTTGCTGCTTGGTGCAGTGCCTGTTACTGACACTAACCCTATGTGTGTCTGTACATCCAACCATGCTCAGGtccacaccactctcacagAGACCCCAGAACTGAAGGTGGATGCCTGTCCAAGCTGCCAGTTCACCAGCTGCCTGTGTGCCAACAAAGCAAAAACCTTTGCGTGGAATGTGAAGGCGACCAAGCTGGgtgaggctgggcagagggatgcgtggcagctcctgggaggagGGGTGGAGTTTGCCCACGTCTGCATGTCTGGATCTAATGCTTGTACATACAGCTGTCAGCTGGAAGTGCTCAGCAATGTgtcccctgtgctccctgcaggcagagtgAACGTCACCGTGAGCAGTGTGGCAGAAGAGTCACACAGTCTGTGTGCTAACAAGATTGCTGTGACACCTTTGCAAGGAGGGAGAGACGTGGTGATAAAATCTCTGCTTGTGAAGGTTGGTCACATCTCAGGGTGGAGAACCCCTGGCAACAGGTTTTGTCCCCTGGGGCAGTCAGCAAGATGCTAAGAGGAAGTTTAGCACCTTCTTGGACATCAGACCAACTTGCTAAGGCAGGGTGACTTCCTTTCCTGTCCTCCCTATCTGAACTACTCTTTCTCCATCTGCAGCCAGGAGGTGTCCTACAAGAGAAGACCCAAAATGCCTTTCTCTGTCCTGCAGGTAGGGGACAAAAATTCCTGACTGCCATTGATCATGACACCAGGATGGAGGGGACAGGACTACTGCAAATACCCAGAGGTGGGAGGGAATTAATCAGAGAGCAAGCCCTGGTGGCACCATCCTGCCTGGGACAACAACCACTATAATTTGTCCTTGTCAATCTTTTACCTGGCAAAATTTCCTGCATTGAGGCATGTGTTTGCAAGTTTTGGCTCCTGTGACTCGATGTCACATTATGCTTCACCTGGGTCTCCTTGGATGTTTCACTAGTATGAATGGCTTCTTCCATGGGATAAATGTCTGGGTTCTGCCTTCCTCAGATAACACAATCTCTGAAGAGTTCTCCCTGACTCTGCCTGCAGAAGTGCTGGAGGGATCTGCCCGAGTCACATTCTCTGTGATTGGTGAGAAaggcttttcctgctcttcGGTCTGTCGTGAAAAAAACTTGCATAAAGCTTTGGCCTTATTGATGCATTGACCCAGCTCCTAATGAGATAACTTGTAAGGGGTGTGACATTGGCCTCAGAAATATTGATCAAGTAATCCTTTCCAATATTTAAGTGAACCAAAACAATCCTTGCATATTTCCACCAACTTTGTCTTTGCAATTCCTTTCCCATCTTGATACCCACTCAGGAATGACAGCTCTCTTTACCTTTCTTCAGACCCCCTCAagcttcctttcctcctcccagaACCATGATGgctttcctttctgtgctggccTAATGTAGGAAGGGTCACCAGAAATCTCAATCATGTCTGTTCAGACAGGGACTGGCTCTTTTCTAGGATCCCAGCAGAGCCTAGGGAAGGCAGCAGTCCTTTTGCTTCACACTGCTCAGTGcctgtgcttttcctttctcatgtCTCTCCTCTCAAATGTAAGGTGACATCATGGGTCCAGCACTCCAAAATTTAGACCAGCTGCTAGACATGCCCTTTGGCTGTGGTGAACAGAACATGGTCAAGTTTGCGCCAAATATCTTCATTCTCCAGTACCTGAACAAGACTAAACAACTGGACCCAGAAATTAAGGCTATAGCACTGGCATTTCTGACAATGGGTAAGCATtgtccttccttctgctgcaaaATGAAGCTGCTAGAAATCAAGAGTGTGGGGCATAGATGTGTTGGGGAGCTGAAGGGCAGGAGTGGGAGTGACTGCCAGAGCTATGACAAAAGGAAGGCAtcacagagaaaagggaaatgtctcatggaaagaaaagtttctgAAGAAAGCACAACTTGTCTCTGCTGGTAATTGAGGTACTAAGTCCGCTTTTTTGAGAAAGATATAGGTAATTAGTGATTTCCATCATTATGTGATGCCTGCTAGTTCCCTTATCACTCCAAGGCTCACAGAAGCACCTTGTGAAAAGATGGCATCAGCTGCTATTACATGGAATAAAGAGTAGCCTTTGGGAGTAAATAGGAGTTCAGTAGCTTAATGTTTCCCTGtgttttagaaaatatattttggagTCATGTAAATTCTCTCCAGTATAATCTGAATTTAATATAGTGCCTATGTTCATGTCTCATGTTGTAATGGGCCTCATATTTCAGCCTGCCAGTCTCCTTGTCTGGACAGGATTTgactccttttctttccccctttttctctGGTACTGCAAGCACGTACTGAGATCATGTTCATGTATTTGGGAGAGTGGGGTCTACCCAAGAGAATGGTGGTGGTAGAGAGGAAAGACAAAGGGTAAACACTAAGGCCATGAGGAGGCTGGAGGTAGACCAAACAGATGCAGACAGCATTCTGCCCTCAAGGTTCAAAGGCATGGCTTTGTTGCTTCCTGTACATCCTGtaaaaaaagtgttttgttgAGTCCCAGCAGGGCTAGGAGGAGTGCTGAAAAGTAATTAGTGTTTCATTTGTGTCCCCTCTAGGAAAAgccttcctcctcactcctaCCACCCTTTTTGTTCACAGCAAAGGCCCTGAGGGCTCCCTGGCACATGGGGAGCCATGAGGTGGCTGAGCATGCCACCCTTCTGCCAAACAGCAGGGCAGGAACCCACAGCACTGGCTCCAAACAGCTCCAGTAAtgcagagcagcctcctggccacttcagcagtgctgtgcagctgcttcTGTCACACTGATGCtgtggggtgcaggggcagctggggccGGTGCCCTTGTCTCAGCAGCTCTGACTGTAAGACTGGTGAATCCTCTTGCTGGGGAGCCATCTTCGCATGGCTGGGATACAGTTTGAGGTGCTACAGGTGCTCACAATCAGCCATGTCTTGTTGTCACAGGCTACCAGCGTCAGCTGCTCTACAAACACGACGATGGCTCCTACAGTGCCTTTGGGAAAGGTGATGAGCAGGGCAACACGTGGTGAGTGACCACAACTGCTACTGTCACCCTAAACCCGTTGTCCTTGCTGGTTCATCTCCTGGCTGTGACATGGGattcctctgtgctctgctcacagGCTGACAGCTTTTGTAGCCAGGTCCTTTGGGCAGGCCAGCTCCCACATCTACATTGACAAGGACCACGTGCACAGCGCTCTGCGCTGGCTGCAGAAGCACCAGCTGCCCAGTGGCTGCTTCCAGAGCGTGGGGAAGCTCTTCAACAATGACCTGAAGGTATGGCTGCCAGACATGGgagtgggagcaggaggaaCTCATGGTGAGGCACGGGGTTGCTTCCTCAGCCTTTTCCACTGTGAGCTGTTTTTGGGATCTTTAgcttgtcagagtgaccccaagatgggttagaaagtctcttttcccagcctggcgctcaaagaaggagtcagggctcttcatttctcgctctcaaggttgtttattgtatcttagctataaaattctctctcctgtcctgccgaggtccactcagcaagacagtcagaggcactctgcctgccccggggcagtgttatgtctttatactaaaaactatgtgtacaatggttacaattactttccaatacctatcacctatgttagacagtgagcttctactctaagCCAATCTATAAGTGCTAACACcgcagcagaagatggaggccaagaagaagaagagggagaaaggcaggatacacccagatccctccatcttgtcccctgaacctccattctaaaaaccccaaaatctgctttttcaccttgtgataaatttgctgtcattctacttaaactgtgatggcttgcagatcttcatctaaggttggtaacttgctccatgggtcacaATCAAAACCAGAggcatcttgggctctgtgccagggtctctgagccccctggcaggggtcttggctgctcaggacagccagagggatgtcctgggtcctgacaagCAGTAGCACAAAGCAATGTCCCCATGGCCTAGCACAGCTAAGGTATCTTCCCAGAGCTGAATGGAAAACATGGTCTAAACCAGCAGTCATTTCCTCTGTGTGAGGTTTTAGACTCTGCTAGGCTTTCTTAATTTTCACTCTAgccaaaggaaaacacagctaATTGTGCCAAGGCACTTCAAGGGCACAgggaaatgagaaatatttttctattttagtgCTTGTCTAGAATACCCTGGCTGGATTCTCCCTCTTCTCATACCTTACAGTGCACAATACTCTGTGCTCTAATACAGGATTGTCTGAAGACACAGTTGTCCCTCCACTGCCCCAAAAATATGACTCCTCCTAGAGCTTGTCATCCCCCAAATGATGCCTGCAGTGTAGCTGGAAATGCACCAAACTCTTGGTGAACATGCCCCAGAGCTTTGGTGCtgagcagtgtgtgtgcagtaTGGCAATACGTGGGTTCATTGCCTTTGTAAAGGTACA
This window contains:
- the LOC132086266 gene encoding alpha-2-macroglobulin-like protein 1 isoform X2, which produces MGAPLLLLALTLLPVAAAASLEPHYMVVFPAILRQCQEEKLYIHFSSLTEAVHLAVTLQTETQNHTLVEQDVEKPGTSQSITFQVPDFMLIPAGTDDSETESEEVASLHVLIHSGDNVLLDGNKKVLIKPQKNIILIETDKDLYKPGETVKFRIVNLDENLKVIKNEYSQIWLLDPEYNRIAEWLNVKSNHGIVDLSFPLASEASLGNYTISVQQNMAHKKFSVEEYVLKKIEVEIEYPPYITTSDEEFQLVVCGKYTYGKPVQGKVEITVMTRSQERKGNSTSSVIQKQNSWTNKDGCATFTIKTEALEINEADSYIIAKGKVVENGTGAHSEETAQISFAWIKKAVQFINLHPFYKRGIPYTGKMIFYSEDSLLSYETIHLIVDVNDEETQLSFLTDEMGEAHFTLDTTSWNSTMVSLRGTHRPPSDNSSFSDVIEEEAFHWLKPFYSESNSFLEIKAKDYMMSCDQEQEVQVDYILSQNKLSSEEDHIDFYYLVIAKGKILFSRKKKVPITQHENLQGSFSLTLPVGNDFLPNIKLLVYAIFSDGEVVADMEQFDVEMCFSHQVALEFSHKEEVPGSQVRLNLMAAPGSLCSVRAVDKSVLLKRNQILTADSLYGKIFNNSFMLGGRGFPYRLEDFEAYPCLPQQPRPHKKARMGAPWYQSEADVYNLFKKLRMKIFTNTRIKKPVSCVLPEFHKKISPRKHPLLGRQVTHADSKPHSDDKEKPKPRTLFPETWIWDLVSVGDDGRASLQVAVPDTITEWNANTFCVADIGFGFSPLTSLRVFQPFFVDVSLPYSVIQGETFKLKATVFNYLKDCIQVHTTLTETPELKVDACPSCQFTSCLCANKAKTFAWNVKATKLGRVNVTVSSVAEESHSLCANKIAVTPLQGGRDVVIKSLLVKPGGVLQEKTQNAFLCPADNTISEEFSLTLPAEVLEGSARVTFSVIGDIMGPALQNLDQLLDMPFGCGEQNMVKFAPNIFILQYLNKTKQLDPEIKAIALAFLTMGYQRQLLYKHDDGSYSAFGKGDEQGNTWLTAFVARSFGQASSHIYIDKDHVHSALRWLQKHQLPSGCFQSVGKLFNNDLKGGVDDTISLTAYIAAALLELHLERNDTMLENALHCLKNVTLDETSLYVKALMAYVFTLSKDMEMRKQLLDMVQKETAQLLTSQSADETSSSMIETVAYIILAHVSKPDSSFNEASVSKLVHWLSAQRNAFGGFASTQDTVVSLQALAQYAALIPQEMRDVKVAVKGKGASPLEFHVHRKNKLVLHQASLPADTGSYTVQATGSGCVYVQTTWYYNIPPPKTEEVFLLDVETVPRQCDGVRKEFDIHVSVRYVGNRGTSNMALVEVEMLSGFIPVQSSVKELEKVPLVKKTEIKPDKITIYLEELGESSLKLNIPVEQDVEVQNLKAATVHVYDYYKPDERLAREYAFPCSSG
- the LOC132086266 gene encoding alpha-2-macroglobulin-like protein 1 isoform X1; the encoded protein is MGAPLLLLALTLLPVAAAASLEPHYMVVFPAILRQCQEEKLYIHFSSLTEAVHLAVTLQTETQNHTLVEQDVEKPGTSQSITFQVPDFMLIPAGTDDSETESEEVASLHVLIHSGDNVLLDGNKKVLIKPQKNIILIETDKDLYKPGETVKFRIVNLDENLKVIKNEYSQIWLLDPEYNRIAEWLNVKSNHGIVDLSFPLASEASLGNYTISVQQNMAHKKFSVEEYVLKKIEVEIEYPPYITTSDEEFQLVVCGKYTYGKPVQGKVEITVMTRSQERKGNSTSSVIQKQNSWTNKDGCATFTIKTEALEINEADSYIIAKGKVVENGTGAHSEETAQISFAWIKKAVQFINLHPFYKRGIPYTGKMIFYSEDSLLSYETIHLIVDVNDEETQLSFLTDEMGEAHFTLDTTSWNSTMVSLRGTHRPPSDNSSFSDVIEEEAFHWLKPFYSESNSFLEIKAKDYMMSCDQEQEVQVDYILSQNKLSSEEDHIDFYYLVIAKGKILFSRKKKVPITQHENLQGSFSLTLPVGNDFLPNIKLLVYAIFSDGEVVADMEQFDVEMCFSHQVALEFSHKEEVPGSQVRLNLMAAPGSLCSVRAVDKSVLLKRNQILTADSLYGKIFNNSFMLGGRGFPYRLEDFEAYPCLPQQPRPHKKARMGAPWYQSEADVYNLFKKLRMKIFTNTRIKKPVSCVLPEFHKKISPRKHPLLGRQVTHADSKPHSDDKEKPKPRTLFPETWIWDLVSVGDDGRASLQVAVPDTITEWNANTFCVADIGFGFSPLTSLRVFQPFFVDVSLPYSVIQGETFKLKATVFNYLKDCIQVHTTLTETPELKVDACPSCQFTSCLCANKAKTFAWNVKATKLGRVNVTVSSVAEESHSLCANKIAVTPLQGGRDVVIKSLLVKPGGVLQEKTQNAFLCPADNTISEEFSLTLPAEVLEGSARVTFSVIGDIMGPALQNLDQLLDMPFGCGEQNMVKFAPNIFILQYLNKTKQLDPEIKAIALAFLTMGYQRQLLYKHDDGSYSAFGKGDEQGNTWLTAFVARSFGQASSHIYIDKDHVHSALRWLQKHQLPSGCFQSVGKLFNNDLKGGVDDTISLTAYIAAALLELHLERNDTMLENALHCLKNVTLDETSLYVKALMAYVFTLSKDMEMRKQLLDMVQKETAQLLTSQSADETSSSMIETVAYIILAHVSKPDSSFNEASVSKLVHWLSAQRNAFGGFASTQDTVVSLQALAQYAALIPQEMRDVKVAVKGKGASPLEFHVHRKNKLVLHQASLPADTGSYTVQATGSGCVYVQTTWYYNIPPPKTEEVFLLDVETVPRQCDGVRKEFDIHVSVRYVGNRGTSNMALVEVEMLSGFIPVQSSVKELEKVPLVKKTEIKPDKITIYLEELGESSLKLNIPVEQDVEVQNLKAATVHVYDYYKPDERLAREYAFPCSSDASKQVSS